Within uncultured Methanoregula sp., the genomic segment CGGAAAAGTCCGATGGCATCAGCTCAAGCAATAGTGTTTCAATCGCACCAGAAGTACACCTCCCGACCCCCAACACACGTGCAACCGGGACCGCCACACGCATTGAGTTTTGAAATGGTTTCTACAGAGCAGTGGATTCCAACCCCGTTTTCTTCCCCCCTGATTCCCTCTCCTTACAGATAGTAACTATCCCGACGAAAAAAACAGACCATTCCCGCACAGCCAACAGGCTGACCGGAACCGGGATGCCGGATATCCCGCGAGTGACTATGCCATAACGGCATACGCCACTATGGAGAGAATGAATGCCAGGAGGAGCATGGCAAGCGAGAGGGGCGCAACAAAGACGAGCATGGCGTTTACGGTGCTTGCCAGCTGGGCGATCCGGTTGGAGCCGAAAACCACGATATGTTCGCACTGGGCAGTAGCCGCTCCCCCCTCCGCAGGTGCAAGATCGTCAATGGCATCCTTAACGCTCTGCATGATATGGGGCAGGAAGTCTTTGGCTGCAACATGCATCCCCACGGGATTCTTTCCCGTGATGGTGTTTACCACGTGGGAATCAGTTGTCATAACTTCTGCATTATCTACGAGCGTGAGAATCTGGTCGAGAAGAATTTCCCGGACCCCGGCCGCCATGTTATTCCCATCGATAAGGATATACGCCGTCTTCTGGCCGCCCACTTCGATAATCATTGTCTGGATCCCGAGATCCCCAAATCCTTCTTCGCGACTGTAAGGAACGGTATGGTGTGAGATCCCGATCCTGAACGGGTGGAGGGGTACCGAAAGACAGGTGTTCATCCCGTCAAGGCACGCCCGCTGGTATTCAATGGCAGTCTGGGTTGCGAGGAGGACCGGGGATGAGAGGTCGGTCATGCAGTTGTGGGCATCCACGATAGCCACGTGGGGGAACCAGCGATGACCTTCCGCCATAATAGTCATCCCGATTGAGAAGTCGAGATCTTCCGTTCTCCTGGGGGAACGGGTAGTGACTACAAGGACCGAATCCCCGAATCTCTGGTAGAGTGCCTGTACCGTCCCGTTTGAAATGCGACCCGATTGTCCTGCCAGCGGGGAATAGGTGATGTCGTTTCTGGATTTTTCCAGGGCATCGATGACTTTTGCGATCTCGGTCTCCGAGACAAGGTTGAAATCGTGCGTTGCACAGCCATGGGCAACAAGGGTCTCGTCATCGAAGCTGTCGTGCAGGACTTTGGGAAGGTTGCCTCCTCCAATCTCCCCCATCGGCCCCGGGTGAAGGTTTGGCACCGTGAAAATTACCGGTGTTTTATCCTGTCTCTTGAAAAAGAAACTCACCTGGGGAACAAAGATCTCCTCGCCGATCTCCCGGAAGAAATCCTCCATTCCTTTTGAACCGTCCGTCATGTGCGCAATGAACGCATTGACAAATGCGAGCCCCCGGATCTTAAACGCCCGCTGCAGGGGTCGCTCGATCATCCAGATGAGGATGGCGAATCCCAGTCCGAAGACCAGCTGGAGGACAAGAGCAAAGATCCCGAATGCCAGAAATCCAAACGAGGTGGAGAAGAGGAGCATGCCGGCCAGGATTCCCGGCCCGCTCTGGCAAAATGCCGGCAGGATCATCCGTGGTACCCGGTAATCGGATATGGCAACGAGGACAAACAGCCGGAGGCCGAAAATGAACCCGAGGGAAATGGCGTAAAACAGAGGGATAAACCGGACCGAGAAGGCCAGGGAACTCAGGGTGATAATCACGGCAAAGACGGTACAGGAAAGTGCGAGCAGGGCAGACCTGTTCCAGGTCATGGTCTTTCCGCCGGATTCGATGATGGGCTTTGTGAGGGCCAGGGCTGCAATCGCCGGAATGGTGAATGCAATGGTGCCGGAGAATGGCAGATGTACCCAAGCGCGGGCACTGGCTGCATCTATAATGAGGCCAAGGAGGACAATCAGGAAAAGGGATCGTTGCCATGAGGGAGCTGTGAAGATGTACCGGGTAAGTTGCCCCAGTTTGACATCACTCCCCTGCGCCATCAGGCGAACCCTCCCAGGACAAGTTCGTGGTGATCGGGCGTTGACCGGATCTCCGATGTCGTGTAGGTTATCGGGCGGGAGTAAAATGGTGCATTAAGGGTAAGACTCTCGTACTCGCCTCCCTCCCCGGCAATATTGATCCGGTATTTTGTTGCAACCCGTTTTAACCGGTCAATGAGTGCAGCGTCAAAACGGGCACCCAGGTACGTTGCATCCAGGCCCTCTGCGGCAGTGACAACGATCATTGCGTCAAGTCGTTTTGCCACTTCCCGGACCAGTTCTTCCGTGTTCATCTGCCAGAGGGGGGTGAAGAGCTCAAGCCCGAGCCGGTCGCAGATGGATTTTACCCGCTCTGCCTGGTATACCGATGCGACAGCCCCTGCGATGACACCTTCGATATCGAGTGCCGCCAGCCCCTCTTCGAGATCAACGAGTTCCTCCTCTTTCCTTCCATGGGTTGTTATCTCAACATATTCCATGCCTGCAACCCGGGCAATCACCGGGACAGCATCCAGGTTAGCCGAGTGGAACATGTAGGAATCGGGATTTTTTGAACGGGCCGTTACCAGGTACCGCACGTCTTTCCCGCTGTCGAGTGCTTTCTGGCAGGATAGAATCGAATCTTTTCCCCCCGAAGTGAGTGCTGCCCAGCTCATGTGTCCAACTCCAATCTTTATGGTTTGCCCAGATCCCCGAAGTGCTGCCGGTAACGTTCTGTCATCTGGGTCCAGGTTGGCAGGTGGGTCTGGCATCCCACGTGCTCTACGACAAACGATGCCGTTACCGTTCCAATCCTGCAGCTGGTGAGCGGGGAATATCCCTGCACGTATGCCGTGAGGAATCCTGCCCGGTACGAGTCGCCGGCACCGGTCGGGTCAGCGAGTGTCACTGGAACTACCGGAACAAAATATTCCTTCCCTTCCGTGTACAGCGTGCTCCCGTCCCCGCTCATGGTAAATATTGCCATCTTTACCCGGCTGACAATTGATTCCCTTGATGTCCCAAGCGTCCTGCACATGTGTTCGATCTCGTGCTGGTTCGCAAAGAGAATGTCAATATTATCGAGTATCGTGTCCAGCTGCTCTTTTGTGTACCAGAAAACATCCTGGCCCGGGTCGAATGATGCGAACTCGCTCTTTTCCGCAACCCGGCAGTTGAACTCCGGATCTGCCGTTGCCATATGGACGAACGGAAGTGCCGGTGGTTGCGAGTGCGCAAATGCTTTTGACGCTCCCCATTCAAAAAAGGTCATCTGGTCCCCGGACTCATCCGTGAACATGAATGCCGTTGGCGTGTGGGCTTCGGGAACTACAAAAAACTGCTGGCGGATGCCGAGTTTTTTCATCCACGTGTCGTAATCCCCACCATAAAAGTCCCCGCCTACACAGGAGATGAGTGCAGCGTCGCCGCCAAGGACTGCAATACCTGCAGCAATATTCGCCGCCCCGCCGCCGTAATAGATCTGCCGGTCCGTGATATGGGTAGAGCAATTCTTCTCCGGCAGGTGCGCCACTTTTGAGATATGGTCGATGGCGGTATGCCCTACTACGGAGATCATTGCTCCTGCACCTGCACATCCAGTATCTTGAGGGGGATGTCACGCAGTGCTTTCCCGATAACGGATTTTGCAATCCTGCCTGCATGTTCGGCAGACTCCCCCCGGAAGACTTTCATCTCCAGTACGAGTCCGACAAGGGCGGTATCTGCCACGACAATTGCGCTTGAGAGTTCCTTTTCGCAATAGGGGCAGGCGAGCATTCCCGCTTCGACTTCCACGTACTTTGCAGACGGGTTCAGGCGTTTCCCCGCTTCGCTGATTGCTATCCCGATGGCATCATCGAGAGATTTGACATCTTTAATGAGCCAGGCCGACTCCAGTATCACAGTATAATCCGGCATTTTTTTGTCACCTCACCACTGTTCGCGGTGTACATGTTCTCCTATCGGCATCCGCTCTGTCAGGCCTGCCATAGTATCCCCTTTTCCCGCTGCAAGCAGCACGATGGGGCGGACATGCTGGGGGAGGCCGAGGATCTCCCGGACCTCGTCTTCATTAAATGCCCCGGTCCAGCACGTGTGGATCCTTTTCGCATGAGCTGCAAGCATCATGTACGTACAGGCAATGGTTGCGTCCTCTACCGCATAGAGGATTCCCCGCTCCCCATAGCGCGACATTGAACGGACATAGTTTGCCAGGACAACAAAAACCGTTGCAGCTTTTTCAATGTGAGCCTGCCCGAATGCAGCTTCCGCAAGTGCACACCGGGTCTCCTCGTCCGTGACCACAACCACGTCCCAGGCTTCCCGGTTGCCGGCACTCGGTCCGGTGCTGGCGCAGGAAAGAATATATTCAGTCTCTTCGGGTGTCAGCGGGTCGTCCCCGTACTCGCGTATCGATGACCGGCTGGTGAGAAACCCGAAAAAATCAGATGAGTCCATGTTCGCTGAGTACCTGCCATGCTTCCTGTGCAGGCGTTGTGGATGCACTTATTGCCGCTGCAATTCTCTCTGATGCCTGTTCAGGCTGGTTTCCCTCCACGAGAGAGATTGCATCGTTGAGGGCGCT encodes:
- a CDS encoding diphthine--ammonia ligase, which codes for MSWAALTSGGKDSILSCQKALDSGKDVRYLVTARSKNPDSYMFHSANLDAVPVIARVAGMEYVEITTHGRKEEELVDLEEGLAALDIEGVIAGAVASVYQAERVKSICDRLGLELFTPLWQMNTEELVREVAKRLDAMIVVTAAEGLDATYLGARFDAALIDRLKRVATKYRINIAGEGGEYESLTLNAPFYSRPITYTTSEIRSTPDHHELVLGGFA
- a CDS encoding nitroreductase family protein, whose amino-acid sequence is MDSSDFFGFLTSRSSIREYGDDPLTPEETEYILSCASTGPSAGNREAWDVVVVTDEETRCALAEAAFGQAHIEKAATVFVVLANYVRSMSRYGERGILYAVEDATIACTYMMLAAHAKRIHTCWTGAFNEDEVREILGLPQHVRPIVLLAAGKGDTMAGLTERMPIGEHVHREQW
- a CDS encoding carbohydrate kinase family protein codes for the protein MISVVGHTAIDHISKVAHLPEKNCSTHITDRQIYYGGGAANIAAGIAVLGGDAALISCVGGDFYGGDYDTWMKKLGIRQQFFVVPEAHTPTAFMFTDESGDQMTFFEWGASKAFAHSQPPALPFVHMATADPEFNCRVAEKSEFASFDPGQDVFWYTKEQLDTILDNIDILFANQHEIEHMCRTLGTSRESIVSRVKMAIFTMSGDGSTLYTEGKEYFVPVVPVTLADPTGAGDSYRAGFLTAYVQGYSPLTSCRIGTVTASFVVEHVGCQTHLPTWTQMTERYRQHFGDLGKP
- a CDS encoding DUF555 domain-containing protein, which produces MPDYTVILESAWLIKDVKSLDDAIGIAISEAGKRLNPSAKYVEVEAGMLACPYCEKELSSAIVVADTALVGLVLEMKVFRGESAEHAGRIAKSVIGKALRDIPLKILDVQVQEQ
- a CDS encoding DUF2070 family protein; this translates as MAQGSDVKLGQLTRYIFTAPSWQRSLFLIVLLGLIIDAASARAWVHLPFSGTIAFTIPAIAALALTKPIIESGGKTMTWNRSALLALSCTVFAVIITLSSLAFSVRFIPLFYAISLGFIFGLRLFVLVAISDYRVPRMILPAFCQSGPGILAGMLLFSTSFGFLAFGIFALVLQLVFGLGFAILIWMIERPLQRAFKIRGLAFVNAFIAHMTDGSKGMEDFFREIGEEIFVPQVSFFFKRQDKTPVIFTVPNLHPGPMGEIGGGNLPKVLHDSFDDETLVAHGCATHDFNLVSETEIAKVIDALEKSRNDITYSPLAGQSGRISNGTVQALYQRFGDSVLVVTTRSPRRTEDLDFSIGMTIMAEGHRWFPHVAIVDAHNCMTDLSSPVLLATQTAIEYQRACLDGMNTCLSVPLHPFRIGISHHTVPYSREEGFGDLGIQTMIIEVGGQKTAYILIDGNNMAAGVREILLDQILTLVDNAEVMTTDSHVVNTITGKNPVGMHVAAKDFLPHIMQSVKDAIDDLAPAEGGAATAQCEHIVVFGSNRIAQLASTVNAMLVFVAPLSLAMLLLAFILSIVAYAVMA